The following are encoded in a window of Candidatus Fluviicola riflensis genomic DNA:
- the aroF gene encoding 3-deoxy-7-phosphoheptulonate synthase: MIIHLKDTVSALEASQLAEQHKAFHVVSNATNVLITGSGVKEIPAGLENHVAEHWVFPNDMQLASRNYRNETREVTVGNVTIGGKTGSTLIISGPCSVESEEQIRQSAALLKANGLTSLRGGCYKPRTSPYSFQGMGLDGLKLLAKMREEHGFTVVTEARDATHIDEIIEHADVIQVGAKAMYDQGILRACAKTQKTVLIKRGFGTTLQEFVQAAEFVLSGGNENVLLCERGIRTFETGTRFTLDLCGVEWLKHYTNLPVILDPSHAMGYAYGVAGLTRACTALGVDGLLIEVHPNPKVAKSDASQQLNHAEFEALLTSIKPIANAVGYSIV, translated from the coding sequence ATGATTATACATTTAAAAGATACAGTTTCTGCTCTTGAAGCAAGCCAACTGGCAGAACAACACAAGGCATTTCACGTTGTGTCCAATGCTACTAACGTATTGATCACAGGATCAGGAGTGAAAGAAATTCCTGCCGGGCTTGAAAATCATGTAGCCGAACATTGGGTGTTTCCAAATGATATGCAACTGGCGTCGCGCAATTACCGCAATGAAACGCGAGAAGTAACGGTTGGAAATGTAACCATCGGTGGTAAAACCGGTAGCACACTCATCATTTCAGGGCCTTGCTCAGTTGAATCGGAAGAACAAATTCGCCAGTCTGCGGCATTACTCAAAGCAAACGGTTTAACTTCTTTACGCGGAGGATGTTACAAACCACGAACCAGCCCTTACAGTTTCCAGGGAATGGGTCTCGACGGATTGAAACTTCTTGCCAAAATGCGCGAAGAACATGGATTTACCGTTGTTACTGAAGCACGTGATGCGACGCATATCGACGAAATTATCGAGCATGCAGATGTGATCCAGGTAGGCGCAAAAGCCATGTACGATCAGGGAATTCTTCGTGCTTGCGCCAAAACGCAAAAAACGGTATTGATCAAACGCGGTTTCGGTACCACATTGCAGGAATTTGTACAAGCAGCTGAATTTGTGCTTTCGGGCGGAAATGAAAATGTTCTGTTGTGCGAGCGCGGTATCCGTACGTTTGAAACGGGAACACGTTTTACGCTTGATTTGTGCGGTGTGGAATGGCTGAAACATTACACCAATCTTCCGGTAATATTGGATCCGAGTCACGCAATGGGTTATGCCTACGGTGTTGCAGGATTGACACGCGCATGTACCGCTTTGGGAGTTGACGGTTTACTGATCGAAGTACACCCGAATCCGAAAGTGGCTAAATCCGATGCTTCCCAGCAGCTGAATCACGCCGAGTTTGAAGCATTATTAACTTCTATCAAACCGATTGCCAATGCAGTGGGTTATTCAATCGTATAA